A genomic stretch from Bacteroidota bacterium includes:
- a CDS encoding SDR family oxidoreductase, which yields MTLENKIIIVTGGSGLLGKAMVSDIQTKGGRPINIDLNVPSDLQNGTWQADITNDDAVKEAIAAIFAHFGRIDGLVNNAYPRTADWGKRFEDVDPESWRKNVDMQLNSYFVISQQVLAIMKAQGSGAIVNIASIYGVVGNDFSLYEAYGGTSPAAYAAIKGGLVNFTRYLASYYGRSGIRVNCVSPGGIRDQQHPSFIERYEQKVPMGRLGQPDDIAPAVSFLLSEEARYITGHNLMVDGGWTCI from the coding sequence ATGACTTTAGAAAATAAGATCATCATCGTCACCGGAGGTTCAGGCTTGCTCGGCAAGGCCATGGTAAGCGACATCCAAACAAAGGGTGGGCGACCGATCAACATCGATCTCAATGTTCCTTCTGACCTACAAAATGGCACGTGGCAGGCAGATATCACCAACGACGATGCTGTCAAGGAGGCGATTGCCGCAATTTTTGCTCATTTTGGGCGCATCGACGGCTTGGTCAACAATGCTTATCCAAGGACGGCTGATTGGGGAAAACGATTCGAAGACGTGGATCCCGAATCTTGGCGAAAAAATGTGGACATGCAGCTGAACAGTTATTTTGTGATCAGTCAGCAGGTGCTTGCCATCATGAAGGCGCAAGGTAGCGGCGCCATTGTCAACATCGCTTCGATTTATGGCGTCGTTGGCAATGATTTTTCGCTTTACGAAGCTTATGGCGGCACTTCGCCAGCCGCCTATGCCGCCATCAAAGGTGGTCTCGTCAATTTCACCCGCTACTTGGCCTCCTATTATGGACGGAGCGGCATTCGTGTGAATTGCGTGTCTCCAGGCGGAATTCGCGATCAGCAGCATCCTTCCTTTATCGAACGTTATGAGCAAAAAGTGCCCATGGGCCGTCTTGGGCAGCCCGATGACATCGCACCTGCAGTGAGCTTTTTGCTCTCCGAGGAGGCAAGGTACATCACAGGACACAACTTGATGGTCGATGGCGGCTGGACCTGCATCTGA
- the hisF gene encoding imidazole glycerol phosphate synthase subunit HisF, whose protein sequence is MQTAAIRVIPRLDIKGPNLVKGIHLEGLRVLGKPEEFARHYYENGADELFFQDVVASLYERNSLHDIVSKIAREIFIPLTVGGGLRSLEDIRSVLRAGADKVAINTAALKQPDIVRQAALDFGSSTIVVAIEAIRESDGRYLAYTDNGREYTGREVVAWAQEAEALGAGEIVITSVDREGTGEGYDAALTRKVADAVRIPVIAHGGPGKLQHIQEVLTQGGASAIAVAGMLHYDYIGKFASAAASATEGNTEFLRSGRIHKHFETCTLPEIKNFLLSQGLPCRPFTPIAQ, encoded by the coding sequence ATGCAGACTGCAGCAATACGGGTGATTCCGAGGCTTGATATCAAGGGCCCCAATTTGGTCAAAGGCATCCACTTGGAAGGTCTGCGGGTGCTTGGTAAACCCGAGGAATTTGCCCGCCATTATTACGAAAACGGTGCCGACGAATTGTTTTTCCAGGACGTGGTTGCAAGCTTGTACGAGCGCAACAGCTTGCATGACATCGTGAGCAAGATCGCCCGTGAGATTTTCATTCCGTTAACCGTGGGTGGCGGTTTGCGATCGCTGGAAGACATCCGTAGTGTGTTGCGCGCAGGTGCCGACAAAGTCGCGATCAACACCGCCGCTTTGAAGCAGCCCGACATCGTGCGGCAAGCCGCGCTGGATTTTGGAAGTTCGACGATCGTCGTGGCCATCGAGGCCATCCGCGAAAGCGATGGCCGCTACCTCGCCTACACCGACAACGGTCGGGAATATACCGGCCGCGAAGTGGTGGCCTGGGCACAAGAAGCAGAAGCGCTCGGCGCTGGCGAAATCGTCATCACTTCCGTCGACCGCGAAGGCACGGGCGAAGGTTATGATGCCGCCCTTACGCGCAAGGTCGCGGATGCGGTACGCATACCGGTGATCGCCCATGGCGGGCCAGGAAAATTGCAGCATATTCAGGAGGTGTTGACGCAAGGGGGAGCAAGCGCAATTGCAGTTGCTGGTATGCTCCATTACGATTACATCGGCAAATTTGCCAGTGCAGCAGCATCCGCAACTGAAGGCAATACCGAATTTTTGCGCAGCGGTCGTATTCACAAGCATTTTGAAACCTGCACCTTGCCCGAAATCAAAAATTTCTTGCTTTCTCAAGGTCTCCCGTGCCGGCCCTTTACACCCATAGCCCAATGA
- the hisH gene encoding imidazole glycerol phosphate synthase subunit HisH, with product MSKKTIIVDYALGNLFSVQQACLHVGLDAEISNDPAKIAAADGLILPGVGAFGAAMANLRKLGIEQALKDQVAAGKPFLGICLGLQLLFTHSVEFDSQERGLDLLPGNVVRIPAEIRGEKTRVPQIGWNQITPPPFKSWKGTPLQHLPDQSYMYFVHSYFVQPEVPGDVLTVTNYQGLEYCSGVQRDNILAFQFHPEKSGPEGVEIYRSWGAINGLL from the coding sequence ATGAGCAAAAAGACCATTATCGTCGATTACGCGCTCGGCAACCTCTTCAGCGTACAGCAAGCCTGCCTCCACGTAGGTCTGGATGCCGAAATCAGCAATGATCCGGCCAAAATCGCTGCGGCAGACGGCTTGATCCTTCCTGGCGTTGGAGCATTTGGTGCGGCCATGGCCAATCTGCGCAAGCTCGGCATCGAGCAAGCTCTCAAGGACCAAGTTGCCGCCGGCAAGCCCTTTCTGGGTATCTGCCTCGGCCTCCAATTGCTTTTCACCCATAGCGTCGAATTTGATTCGCAGGAACGCGGACTTGATTTGCTGCCCGGCAACGTGGTACGCATCCCTGCCGAAATTCGCGGTGAGAAGACACGGGTGCCGCAAATTGGATGGAACCAAATCACGCCACCGCCTTTCAAGTCGTGGAAGGGTACACCCTTGCAACATCTCCCCGATCAGAGTTACATGTACTTCGTGCACAGCTACTTCGTGCAGCCTGAAGTGCCCGGAGACGTCTTGACCGTCACCAATTATCAAGGCCTCGAATACTGCTCAGGCGTACAACGCGACAACATCCTGGCCTTCCAATTCCATCCCGAAAAAAGTGGTCCGGAGGGTGTGGAAATTTACCGCAGTTGGGGAGCGATCAACGGATTGCTTTAA
- a CDS encoding CHAT domain-containing protein, which yields MDKQGAIKEFGEIKENWNSAKSRSNQYAAASDLSTLLSNAELGWAHADSLKIDWHLQLGLWYTELDEPQKAKENYQISLNLLQKKRELVTGDSEKLIQISRNLGLSATTLGQWNAARAAFENAIRLTDSLPTQQAGMFLDLARMLRTAGKYAEATDLAQRAVKMQQALLKGVKEPVLKANLTSTYIDAVVEVAHDFNGWGMPDSAFWYLDQTKNLRNNLKKSETVKLWLAFSEYHYQKQEFEPALEAADIALEAANADSLASKRLLGTIHTLRAKSWLARKEPTNALAASQAALMAFVPGFQDSLPGMNPDPNLWADDPALFEIFLQKAHAFEALGLVEQSLRCYENAFDYLNHLREGHHVKEVGKFSSKAIYPSYERALKLALAHASQTKSPADLERVFHFMECRKTNEILLSLQSASAYPAYQLPDSLLAQWRTIQSRRLEMHRHPTEKSIEFLTKLDKQAAQLASGIDTVAPGFAALTQRYGMVSVASVQQDLDADEVFLEYFIGDQQLFIFAIDQQHAQCYSAPLKPEFFKAIERFGNMLRTPPEGRIRKLFSEYERTAYYLFGQLIGPLIKGNFRTRIPRALIIVPDGRLALIPFECLITQRLLAPSDLAFRHAAYLMRDCEIRYGHSATTLARQNQPAGHPQTAFMRSILALSASPQADGMPKLETAKREGRLAADALNGKSIDKASRNDFLDNSRDYSFLHFASPTIADSLNPIQSWIGLQKDDKSIDSLFFHEITGLQLSAEMAVLSGCATSSGELQSGEAVMGLARTFFAASCPRVMLSLWRIDNENNAELTGNFYKTMKVGKPAAQALREARMAYLRTEGPADGMQYHPHYWASMVMIGEEGPYLTQGPKSWTPYLIWGSIAALIVALWQRRMRRRRRKAH from the coding sequence ATGGACAAACAAGGGGCGATCAAGGAATTCGGGGAAATCAAGGAGAATTGGAATTCGGCGAAGTCAAGGTCGAACCAATACGCCGCCGCATCCGACTTGTCTACCTTGCTGTCCAATGCCGAATTGGGTTGGGCACATGCAGACTCCTTGAAAATCGATTGGCACTTGCAACTTGGCCTTTGGTATACTGAATTGGATGAGCCACAGAAAGCAAAGGAAAACTATCAAATCTCCCTCAATTTGCTTCAAAAAAAGCGCGAATTGGTCACTGGGGATTCAGAAAAATTGATTCAGATTTCGCGAAACCTTGGGCTTTCAGCAACGACGCTCGGACAATGGAACGCGGCGCGTGCTGCCTTCGAAAATGCCATTCGTTTGACCGATTCCTTGCCAACGCAACAAGCCGGGATGTTTTTGGATTTGGCTCGGATGCTCCGAACTGCCGGCAAATATGCGGAGGCCACCGACCTGGCACAGAGGGCAGTAAAAATGCAACAAGCATTATTAAAGGGGGTCAAGGAACCTGTCTTGAAGGCAAATTTGACTTCTACCTATATCGATGCGGTGGTGGAAGTCGCCCATGATTTCAACGGATGGGGCATGCCTGACAGTGCCTTTTGGTACTTGGACCAAACAAAAAACCTCCGCAACAACCTTAAAAAATCAGAAACGGTTAAGTTGTGGTTGGCCTTCAGCGAATATCATTACCAAAAACAGGAATTTGAACCTGCGTTAGAGGCAGCCGACATTGCATTAGAGGCAGCGAATGCGGATTCGTTGGCCTCAAAACGGCTTTTGGGCACCATTCATACCTTGCGTGCCAAGTCTTGGCTGGCGAGGAAAGAACCGACCAATGCCTTGGCTGCCAGCCAAGCGGCGTTGATGGCATTCGTCCCGGGATTCCAAGACAGCCTTCCTGGCATGAATCCTGATCCGAATTTATGGGCAGACGATCCAGCGCTTTTTGAGATTTTTCTTCAGAAGGCCCATGCCTTTGAAGCCTTGGGTTTGGTCGAGCAATCGTTGCGCTGTTATGAAAATGCATTCGACTATCTGAACCATCTCCGCGAAGGCCATCACGTCAAGGAGGTGGGAAAATTCAGCTCCAAGGCCATTTATCCTTCCTACGAACGCGCCCTGAAGCTTGCCCTTGCACATGCAAGCCAAACCAAATCCCCCGCCGACTTGGAGCGTGTGTTCCATTTCATGGAATGCCGCAAGACCAATGAAATCCTGCTCTCTCTCCAAAGTGCAAGTGCCTACCCTGCCTATCAATTGCCGGATTCGCTGCTCGCACAATGGCGTACAATTCAGTCCCGAAGACTTGAAATGCATCGCCACCCAACAGAAAAAAGCATCGAATTCCTCACCAAACTTGACAAACAGGCCGCGCAGCTTGCCAGCGGAATCGATACCGTTGCACCGGGTTTTGCCGCATTGACGCAGCGGTATGGCATGGTAAGTGTTGCCTCGGTACAACAAGACCTCGATGCGGACGAAGTCTTTTTGGAGTATTTTATTGGCGATCAGCAACTTTTCATTTTCGCCATTGATCAGCAGCACGCGCAATGCTATTCAGCACCCCTCAAGCCCGAGTTCTTCAAGGCCATTGAACGGTTTGGCAATATGCTTCGCACGCCACCCGAGGGCCGGATTCGCAAGCTCTTTTCTGAGTATGAGCGCACAGCCTATTATCTATTTGGGCAGTTGATCGGACCTTTGATCAAAGGGAATTTCCGTACGAGAATTCCCCGCGCGCTGATCATCGTACCCGATGGCAGATTGGCCTTGATCCCATTTGAATGTTTGATCACACAGCGTTTGTTGGCGCCGAGCGATTTGGCCTTCAGGCATGCTGCCTACTTGATGCGGGATTGTGAGATTCGTTATGGGCATTCAGCGACAACTTTGGCCCGGCAGAATCAGCCTGCAGGGCATCCGCAAACGGCATTTATGCGAAGCATTCTAGCATTGTCGGCCTCCCCACAGGCTGACGGCATGCCAAAATTGGAAACTGCAAAACGTGAAGGTCGGTTGGCTGCGGATGCGTTAAACGGGAAATCAATCGACAAAGCAAGCCGCAACGACTTTCTCGACAATAGCCGCGATTACAGCTTTTTGCATTTTGCGAGTCCCACAATTGCAGACAGTTTGAATCCCATACAATCCTGGATCGGCCTGCAAAAAGACGACAAGTCCATTGACAGCCTGTTTTTCCATGAAATCACCGGCCTGCAGCTTTCCGCAGAAATGGCGGTTTTGAGCGGATGCGCGACTTCCTCAGGCGAACTTCAATCGGGCGAAGCTGTGATGGGGCTTGCGCGAACGTTTTTTGCGGCAAGCTGTCCGCGGGTAATGTTGAGCCTTTGGCGCATCGACAACGAAAACAATGCCGAGCTCACCGGCAACTTCTACAAGACCATGAAGGTCGGCAAGCCTGCTGCCCAAGCCCTGCGTGAGGCCCGTATGGCATATTTGCGCACCGAAGGTCCGGCTGACGGCATGCAGTATCACCCCCATTATTGGGCCTCGATGGTCATGATCGGCGAAGAAGGCCCCTACCTCACGCAAGGCCCCAAAAGTTGGACCCCTTACCTGATTTGGGGCAGCATTGCAGCCTTGATTGTCGCACTTTGGCAGCGACGTATGCGCCGCCGTCGCCGCAAGGCACATTGA
- a CDS encoding N-acetyl sugar amidotransferase, translating to MSGNKENQVLETYYGLPRQVTWCSRCVMSNQRPASAIEFKHTIDSKKTTLKIDEGGLCDACKQADIKDQIDWHAREEQLIKLLDQYRRNDGYYDILVPGSGGKDSAYAAHILKYKYGMNPLTVTWPPILYTDYGQKNFKNWIDAGFDNLSFNRNGKVMKLLTRLSILNLLHPFQTFILGQKNLAPKLAAKFDIPLVFYGENEAEYGNPIADNVASLRDKSYYSFKNLDEIYLGGVSIRELQEKYDVRLSDILAFLPAPVEEVERSKIEVHYLGYYLKWVPQEVYYYAVENTGFKARPFRTQGTYSKYNSIDDKIDDLHYYTTHIKFGIGRATYDASQEIRNRHITREEGVALVKRFDGEFPDRYFNEVMEYLEIDPDYFRGELVDKFRSPHLWGKNDRGEWQLRHNVWGGGLND from the coding sequence ATGTCTGGAAACAAGGAAAATCAAGTGTTGGAGACCTATTATGGCCTTCCGCGCCAAGTCACGTGGTGCAGCCGTTGTGTGATGAGCAATCAACGTCCCGCATCCGCCATCGAATTCAAGCACACGATCGACAGCAAAAAGACCACGCTCAAGATCGATGAAGGTGGCCTTTGCGATGCCTGCAAGCAGGCCGATATCAAGGATCAAATCGACTGGCACGCCCGCGAAGAGCAATTGATCAAGCTCCTTGACCAATACCGCCGCAACGACGGCTATTACGACATCCTCGTGCCCGGCTCAGGCGGCAAGGACAGTGCCTACGCGGCCCATATTCTCAAGTACAAGTATGGCATGAATCCGCTGACCGTCACGTGGCCGCCGATTCTCTACACCGACTACGGCCAGAAAAATTTCAAAAACTGGATCGATGCGGGCTTTGACAACCTGAGCTTCAACCGCAACGGCAAGGTGATGAAGCTGCTCACACGCTTGAGCATCCTCAACCTGCTGCATCCGTTCCAGACCTTTATCCTCGGTCAAAAGAATCTGGCGCCGAAACTGGCTGCAAAATTTGACATTCCGCTCGTGTTTTACGGGGAAAATGAGGCCGAATATGGCAATCCGATCGCGGACAATGTGGCTTCCTTGCGCGACAAGAGCTATTACAGCTTCAAAAACCTCGACGAGATTTATCTTGGCGGGGTGAGCATCCGCGAATTGCAGGAAAAGTATGATGTGCGCCTCAGCGACATCCTTGCGTTCTTGCCGGCTCCCGTCGAGGAGGTCGAAAGGTCCAAAATCGAGGTGCATTATTTGGGATACTACCTCAAATGGGTGCCGCAGGAGGTTTATTACTACGCAGTGGAAAATACCGGCTTCAAAGCCCGCCCCTTCCGCACCCAAGGCACCTACAGCAAGTACAACAGCATCGACGACAAGATCGACGACCTGCATTACTACACGACGCATATCAAGTTTGGTATCGGCCGGGCGACCTACGATGCTTCGCAGGAAATCCGTAACCGCCACATTACCCGCGAAGAAGGCGTGGCCTTGGTCAAGCGCTTTGATGGCGAATTTCCCGACCGCTACTTCAACGAAGTGATGGAATACCTGGAAATCGATCCAGACTATTTCCGCGGCGAATTGGTCGACAAATTCCGGTCTCCACACCTTTGGGGCAAGAATGACCGCGGCGAATGGCAATTGCGCCACAACGTCTGGGGCGGCGGCTTGAACGACTGA
- a CDS encoding HipA domain-containing protein codes for MSFPDIRFCPGTLSEGHATYSPTCLKRVFGGKLVSHILPFDLKTPDEKTQELLLENRKQMSISGYQEKLSLVLEKNKLRLTAHGEQGEFILKPPPRDLKRVGDFPANEHLTMQIARQVYGIDTAENSLIFSADGTPCYITKRFDVRQGGGKWAVEDFASLAGRTQENAGDNYKYDFSYEEMAGLIQQYLPAWRVEVERFFRLVVFNYLFSNGDAHLKNFSVIETRDGDFVLSPAYDLVDSRLHLTDSDFALSKGLFADTVRVKYSTPPDPATGKDFREFGKRIGVMATRLDKLLQPFIDPQPKVVDMVGRSFLSDSSRSSYLKHYRTRRNNLER; via the coding sequence ATGAGTTTTCCTGATATCCGATTTTGCCCGGGGACATTGTCAGAAGGCCATGCCACCTACAGCCCGACCTGTCTCAAGCGCGTGTTTGGCGGCAAACTCGTGAGTCATATATTGCCATTTGACCTCAAGACACCCGACGAAAAGACCCAAGAACTGCTGCTCGAAAACCGAAAGCAGATGTCTATTTCGGGTTATCAGGAAAAACTCAGTTTGGTTCTGGAAAAGAACAAATTGCGGCTCACGGCACATGGCGAGCAAGGCGAATTCATTCTGAAACCGCCGCCCCGCGACTTGAAACGGGTAGGGGACTTCCCTGCCAATGAGCACCTTACCATGCAGATCGCGCGGCAAGTATATGGGATTGACACTGCTGAAAATTCCTTGATCTTTTCAGCGGATGGAACGCCTTGTTACATCACGAAGCGGTTTGACGTCAGGCAAGGTGGCGGAAAATGGGCGGTCGAGGACTTTGCTTCGCTCGCCGGTCGCACGCAGGAAAACGCAGGCGACAATTATAAGTACGACTTCAGCTACGAAGAAATGGCCGGGCTGATCCAACAATACCTCCCGGCTTGGCGTGTGGAGGTCGAAAGGTTTTTCAGGTTGGTGGTCTTCAACTACCTGTTTTCCAATGGAGATGCGCACCTCAAGAACTTCTCCGTGATCGAAACCCGTGACGGGGACTTTGTCCTCAGTCCGGCGTATGACTTGGTCGACTCGCGTTTGCACCTGACAGATAGCGATTTCGCCCTGTCGAAAGGCCTTTTTGCGGATACGGTCCGTGTGAAGTATTCGACACCACCCGATCCCGCGACGGGCAAGGATTTCAGGGAGTTTGGAAAACGTATCGGGGTCATGGCCACGCGTTTGGACAAACTCTTGCAGCCGTTCATCGATCCGCAGCCCAAGGTGGTGGACATGGTCGGCCGTTCCTTTTTGTCGGATTCGTCACGCAGCAGCTACCTCAAGCATTACCGCACCCGCAGAAACAACCTCGAGCGTTGA
- a CDS encoding HipA N-terminal domain-containing protein, which produces MRLGLVYRNDELVGRLTEDDQRQYWFVYDPLWLRDTTKPPLSLTMPKKEEPYQSAILFPFFFNLLSEGANRKLQSHALKIDENDHFGYLLATAQYDTIGAITVTPENDLP; this is translated from the coding sequence ATGCGTTTGGGGCTTGTATACCGCAATGACGAACTTGTCGGGCGGCTGACCGAAGACGATCAGCGGCAGTATTGGTTTGTCTACGACCCGCTTTGGTTGCGGGATACTACCAAGCCGCCGCTGAGCCTGACCATGCCCAAGAAGGAAGAGCCTTATCAGAGCGCGATCCTGTTTCCATTTTTTTTCAACCTGCTGAGCGAGGGCGCCAACCGCAAATTGCAAAGTCATGCCCTCAAAATCGATGAAAATGACCATTTTGGCTATTTATTAGCCACCGCACAATACGATACGATCGGCGCCATTACTGTAACACCTGAAAACGACCTCCCATGA
- a CDS encoding helix-turn-helix transcriptional regulator, with the protein MEAQHVISEMRKRRETLAMTQEQLAALAGVGLRTLKALETGRSNPTLGTLTRLADVLGLEFELVLKKAK; encoded by the coding sequence ATGGAAGCTCAGCATGTAATTTCGGAAATGAGAAAAAGGCGGGAAACCTTGGCCATGACCCAAGAGCAGCTTGCTGCATTGGCGGGCGTCGGGCTGCGCACTTTGAAGGCCTTGGAAACCGGAAGGAGCAATCCGACCTTGGGGACATTGACGCGGTTGGCAGATGTGTTGGGTTTGGAATTCGAATTGGTACTCAAGAAGGCTAAATAA
- the asnB gene encoding asparagine synthase (glutamine-hydrolyzing) — MCGILGYYKAGGFRKEDILHAQRALQALNHRGPDGEGICLIDSHTGKSWTYQTKDTPSDIVTDLNAESYPEGSADLLLAQRRLSIFDLSSRGYQPMRDQKGNVIVFNGEVYNWYELRDELKTRAHKFTTESDTEVVLAAYRQWGPECVQRFNGMWSMIIWDAIQQRVFVANDRIGIKQLYQWGNAEEWMLASEIKAIRTLPHGPKALDAATVDFFLKYGQIDLTMQTVLRDVQRFAPSHFVKARVQELPTAPKQRFWDFPTTGIRKISLEDATQELRSLLDDSIRLRMRTDVPWGTTLSGGLDSSSIVYAAYKLHLKLGKTEPIHTFTAIFPGKDGDESAFVRFIEGELGLDAKYTNPLENFDFEDFERFMYHQDQPVVSTSMYAQWAVMKAVGQTDVTVLLDGQGGDELFGGYHHHFYKYARALMLQGKVNASNQLVDEYSLLKGWDAKTVKKTVRDDVKLYLKLKLGSKLPGPPQITAWNAAASLSDVLKLDLSSFIMPSLLRYEDRNSMAFGIEARLPFLDYRIVEFAMTIPDEYKIREGWQKFILRKAMPDLPEKIRYRKDKKGFTTPHEEWIMEFRSRFEGYAQAALEGGAVNPWPTKSLAQLDSKQLFRLASLGAWMMRV, encoded by the coding sequence ATGTGTGGCATTTTAGGATATTACAAGGCTGGTGGATTTCGGAAAGAAGACATCTTGCATGCGCAACGCGCTTTGCAGGCGCTCAATCACCGCGGCCCAGACGGCGAAGGCATCTGTCTCATCGACAGCCATACAGGCAAGTCATGGACGTATCAGACCAAGGATACCCCAAGCGATATCGTCACGGATTTAAACGCCGAATCATACCCCGAAGGCAGTGCCGACCTCTTGCTCGCCCAACGGCGCCTGAGCATTTTTGACTTGTCGAGTCGTGGATATCAGCCGATGCGCGACCAAAAAGGCAACGTCATTGTTTTCAATGGCGAGGTTTACAACTGGTATGAGCTGCGCGACGAGTTAAAAACCCGGGCCCACAAGTTTACCACGGAGTCAGATACCGAGGTTGTGCTCGCAGCCTACCGGCAATGGGGTCCCGAATGCGTACAACGCTTCAATGGCATGTGGTCGATGATCATTTGGGATGCCATTCAGCAGCGCGTTTTCGTGGCCAATGACCGCATTGGCATCAAACAGCTCTACCAATGGGGCAATGCCGAGGAATGGATGCTTGCCTCCGAAATCAAGGCGATTCGCACCCTTCCTCATGGCCCCAAAGCACTTGATGCCGCCACCGTGGACTTTTTCTTGAAATACGGGCAAATCGATTTGACGATGCAAACGGTCTTGCGCGATGTGCAACGGTTTGCTCCAAGTCATTTTGTAAAGGCTAGAGTCCAAGAATTGCCGACCGCACCCAAGCAGCGATTCTGGGATTTTCCAACCACGGGCATTCGCAAGATCAGCTTGGAGGATGCAACGCAGGAACTCCGGAGTTTGCTCGATGACTCCATCCGACTGCGGATGCGCACCGATGTCCCTTGGGGGACCACCCTTTCAGGCGGACTCGACAGCAGCAGCATTGTTTATGCTGCCTACAAACTGCACCTCAAGCTTGGAAAAACCGAACCCATCCACACATTTACAGCAATTTTCCCGGGCAAGGATGGGGACGAATCGGCCTTTGTACGCTTCATTGAGGGTGAATTGGGTCTTGATGCAAAGTACACCAATCCCCTGGAAAATTTTGATTTTGAGGACTTTGAGCGCTTCATGTACCACCAGGATCAACCCGTTGTCAGCACCTCGATGTATGCACAATGGGCAGTCATGAAAGCGGTGGGGCAGACCGATGTGACGGTATTGCTGGATGGTCAAGGCGGCGACGAACTGTTTGGCGGCTACCATCACCATTTTTACAAATATGCCCGCGCTTTGATGCTCCAAGGCAAAGTCAATGCCTCCAACCAACTGGTCGATGAGTACAGTTTGCTCAAAGGCTGGGATGCCAAAACGGTCAAAAAGACGGTTCGCGACGATGTAAAATTATATCTGAAACTCAAGTTGGGCAGCAAACTCCCCGGACCACCACAAATCACGGCTTGGAATGCAGCGGCATCCCTCTCAGATGTGCTCAAACTGGATTTGAGTTCGTTTATCATGCCTAGCTTGTTGCGTTACGAAGACCGCAACTCGATGGCATTTGGAATTGAGGCACGTTTGCCGTTTCTCGATTACCGCATCGTGGAGTTTGCCATGACGATTCCTGACGAATACAAAATCCGGGAGGGCTGGCAGAAGTTCATTCTTCGCAAGGCTATGCCTGATCTGCCTGAAAAAATTCGCTATCGTAAGGACAAAAAAGGTTTTACGACGCCGCACGAGGAATGGATCATGGAATTCCGCAGCCGATTTGAGGGCTATGCTCAAGCCGCGTTGGAGGGTGGCGCGGTCAATCCATGGCCAACAAAATCACTTGCGCAACTAGACAGCAAGCAGCTTTTCCGCTTGGCAAGTCTCGGCGCATGGATGATGAGGGTCTGA
- a CDS encoding PhnA domain-containing protein yields MSIEKTLEERSGSACELCGAKDHLDAFVVAPKSGESADDCIWACATCRTQLLEPEKIDANHWRCLNDSMWSTVPAVQVVAYRMLDFLRPQGWSGDLIDMLYLDEATLAWAQAELDEKEEVTVHKDAFGAILQAGDTVILTQSLDVKGANFTAKRGTAVRNITLVHDNAEQIEGRVEGQKIVILTKYVRKSA; encoded by the coding sequence ATGAGTATCGAGAAAACATTGGAAGAGCGCAGCGGATCCGCCTGCGAATTGTGTGGCGCAAAAGACCATTTGGATGCCTTCGTGGTCGCACCCAAATCCGGGGAAAGCGCTGACGACTGCATTTGGGCCTGTGCCACTTGTCGCACGCAGTTGTTGGAACCTGAAAAAATCGATGCCAACCATTGGCGTTGCCTCAATGACAGCATGTGGAGCACGGTTCCGGCTGTGCAGGTCGTCGCCTACCGCATGCTCGATTTCCTGCGTCCGCAGGGTTGGTCGGGAGACCTGATCGACATGCTTTACCTCGACGAGGCAACACTCGCTTGGGCCCAAGCAGAACTCGACGAAAAGGAAGAAGTGACCGTTCACAAAGATGCCTTCGGAGCCATTTTGCAAGCGGGCGACACCGTGATTCTCACGCAGAGTCTCGATGTCAAAGGTGCCAATTTCACTGCCAAACGCGGCACTGCGGTACGCAACATCACGCTCGTCCACGACAATGCCGAGCAAATCGAAGGCCGCGTCGAAGGCCAGAAAATCGTGATTCTTACGAAATACGTTCGGAAAAGCGCCTGA